One genomic window of Acidovorax radicis includes the following:
- a CDS encoding fumarylacetoacetate hydrolase family protein: MRLLRHGPKGQEKPALLHTDGTVRDLSAVLPDIGPGTLSPDGMAALARINASALPVVPQGRLAVPWTGMRKFIAIGLNYADHAAEANMPLPKEPIIFTKTVDCAVGCNHPVVLPQGSVKSDWEVELGVVIGTRARYVSEADALSHVAGYCTINDVSEREYQLERGGTWDKGKGCDTFGPIGPWLVSADEVGDPQNLSMWLDVNGERQQTGSTRTMIFTVAQLVSYLSRFMTLEPGDLITTGTPPGVGMGKKPAPQFLKPGDVMTLGIEKLGDQKQTVFAWDPSLIDG, translated from the coding sequence ATGCGACTTTTGCGCCACGGCCCCAAGGGCCAGGAAAAACCCGCCCTGCTGCACACCGATGGCACGGTGCGCGACCTCAGCGCCGTGCTGCCCGATATTGGACCCGGCACGCTGTCACCCGATGGCATGGCAGCGCTGGCCCGCATCAACGCGTCCGCCCTGCCCGTTGTGCCCCAGGGACGACTGGCAGTGCCATGGACAGGCATGCGCAAGTTCATTGCCATCGGCCTGAACTATGCCGACCATGCGGCCGAGGCGAACATGCCCCTTCCCAAAGAGCCCATCATCTTCACCAAGACCGTGGACTGCGCCGTCGGCTGCAACCACCCGGTGGTGTTGCCACAGGGCTCGGTCAAGAGCGACTGGGAGGTGGAGCTGGGCGTGGTCATCGGCACGCGGGCGCGCTATGTCAGCGAAGCGGATGCGCTCAGCCATGTGGCGGGCTACTGCACCATCAACGACGTTTCAGAGCGCGAGTACCAACTCGAACGCGGCGGCACCTGGGACAAGGGCAAGGGCTGTGACACCTTCGGCCCCATCGGTCCCTGGCTGGTCAGCGCCGACGAAGTGGGTGACCCCCAAAACCTGTCGATGTGGCTGGACGTGAACGGCGAGCGCCAGCAGACCGGCAGCACCCGCACCATGATCTTCACCGTGGCCCAGTTGGTCAGCTACCTGAGCCGCTTCATGACGCTGGAGCCGGGGGACCTGATCACCACAGGCACCCCGCCCGGTGTGGGCATGGGCAAAAAGCCTGCACCGCAGTTTCTCAAGCCTGGCGATGTCATGACGCTGGGCATCGAGAAGCTGGGCGATCAAAAACAAACAGTCTTCGCCTGGGACCCCAGCCTGATCGACGGCTGA
- a CDS encoding NAD(P)-dependent oxidoreductase, which produces MNIALIGATGFVGSAVLNELLQRGHRVTVLARNPAKLAAREGLKVVAGDAQDATQVANAVAGHDAVVSAYNPGWENPNIHDEFLKGTCSILDGTKQAGVRRFLMVGGAGSLFVAPGVQLVDTPQFPAEWKQGALAAREALNLIRNETALDWTFLSPPILLAPGERTGQYRLGADAPLMNGEVPGGISVADLAVAIVDELEHPRHVQKRFTVAS; this is translated from the coding sequence ATGAATATCGCCCTCATTGGCGCCACCGGCTTTGTCGGTTCGGCGGTGCTGAACGAACTCCTGCAACGCGGTCACCGTGTAACCGTGCTGGCGCGCAACCCGGCCAAGCTCGCTGCCCGCGAAGGCCTGAAAGTGGTTGCGGGGGACGCACAGGATGCCACCCAGGTCGCCAACGCGGTGGCAGGCCACGATGCGGTGGTCAGCGCCTACAACCCCGGCTGGGAGAACCCCAACATCCACGACGAGTTCCTCAAGGGCACATGTTCCATCCTGGATGGCACCAAGCAGGCTGGCGTGCGCCGCTTCCTGATGGTGGGTGGTGCGGGTAGCCTTTTTGTGGCACCCGGTGTGCAGTTGGTGGACACGCCCCAGTTCCCGGCCGAATGGAAGCAAGGCGCCCTGGCAGCGCGCGAAGCGCTGAACCTGATCCGCAACGAGACCGCGCTGGACTGGACTTTCCTGTCGCCTCCCATCCTGCTGGCCCCCGGCGAGCGCACCGGTCAGTACCGCCTGGGTGCGGACGCCCCCCTGATGAACGGCGAGGTACCGGGCGGCATCAGCGTGGCCGACCTGGCCGTGGCCATCGTGGACGAGCTGGAACACCCGCGCCACGTGCAAAAGCGGTTCACGGTGGCCAGCTGA